The genomic segment ccTGAACAGAATAAATCTTTGAGTAGTTTTTGAACTGCTTTAAATGGGATTTGGAGTCTCTCTCTGAAGAAAGGGTATTCCTCTAAGCATCAACCAATTCACATTTATGTGATAACTACAGATTTGCGATATTCAGTAGATCTATCTAGATCACAATGTAacatcctccccaccaccaccaccagcatgaCATTTTCCAATGCAAACTTCTCTATTTATTTGAGTGGGCATGGTATGAAGTTCACTCAGGCACAATTTGGAGTATAATAGGATTCTGACACTGTCCTGTGTTAAATGGAAAGTGATACCCTGCCTTTAATGCAATGTATCTTatcagagggaaggaagggaagagacgGGGAAGAAGAAACCTCTTGACCCGCTGAGTAGttacaatacagtatttgcaaatttGGGCAGAAGCAATTTCATCCACTCTGTTTGACTTCCTGATTTCTTATCAACCAGCTCCCTGGTTGTTCATAAGATACAATATATCTGAGTTTATCTTTACACTTGTAGTTATAACATGCTGTCACTTGAATATTCCTCATCATTTTTTAACTTGTACCTTAAATGACCCCCAACCCCAACCTCAGCAGGCAGGACAAGCTGTAGGAATGAACAAGGACTCTTGAAAAACAAGGTCCTTGACATGCTGATAATTATCTAGGTTCTTACTtggttaaaaaaatgtaaacacaaaAGTTACAATGTTGTAGATTGTGGAACAAATCCACTTCATCCCAGGTGCTTGAAAAGGCACTGTCTGAAATCTAAAATGGGTCGTACAGttttaattagtttttatttatctCCACCTTGTTTGCAAATCATTTATTATATCTGCACATCTACCAGGTATATGGAGAAAGGCCTGAGAATAAAATGCCTGTCTCTTTAAAAATTCTGTTATCTACCAGAATAGCCTAAATTCCCTATTACATACGTAGCAGCCTACTAGTAACTTATGGTTTACACTACATATTCCAGATGCACAGCCCTGCTCTCTCAATGATTCTGTTGAACAGGAATGGACTTTGAAATAATCTCTCATTGTGATTCGGTGTAgatcccttctctccctccactgGATCTCGACTCTGGGGCACCATGAGTTTCTAACAAAACATCTTTGTCAAAAGCTTGTCAATTTCAACATTAATAACAGATTCCGTCTCTGGTTTCAGGGACATGCCATTATCTCCTTTCTCATCAAACCATAACAAATCCCTTCTGAAGGGCctcttggcgcagtggttaaaccgctgtactgcagccaaaactgtgctcacgacctggggttcaaatcccaggtagccggctcaaggttgactcagccttctatccttcccaggtcggtaaaatgagtacccagctcgctggggggggggggcaatgtgtagcctgcataattaaattgtaaaccgcccagagagtgcttgaagcgctatggggcagtatataagcagcacgctttgctttgctttttgctttaactGTAGAGAGGAGGAACTGAAGTCTCTATAATGCCACTCATTTGGAACACCCAATCCATTGGGTACATCTGTGGTTAACAATATTGAGGAGGGTGGAaaacccagcccacctgtggTTCCCTTACTTTTGTGCCTGGGTTTTGTCTCAGCCtcagtcagaatggacttgcTCCACGGGGTTTCCCAGGACCGGTCTGTTCATGGTCTATTGTCTCGCCCCCTGCTGCTGCCACTCTCTAAAcctattttcttctttctgtctcttctGTCTCGCCCCAATAAAGTGGCTTTCTGTGGATCTTTCTATTCTACTCCTTTCCAGCATATTCCCCAGGGACCTCAAACTCAGTCCACTCCCTtgtccaggggtcttcttgtACTATTTCCACCAagtccttctttcttttattctcctCCTGCTGCACCCAACAAGCTTCTTCTTCAGTTCCCAActgccctttccccccttttccctctccttttctctctttaccCTTTCCCACTGAAATATCAACCTCTAGtggctccttctcctctttttcctcctgaaCCCGCTCTCTCAAACATGGCCCCCTTAGGTCTTCCCCCAAGACAGACATTTGTCTCTTGGTGTCTTCGATCGAGGAGGCAGGCGTTACACTCTGAGGAGTGCCTCTTGGggtactcccagcctcacacttcttctccccccccccccttccctgcataTCCAGCTGCACTTAGTACAAAAGGAGGCAAAAGGAAACAGGCTGAATGTGATCAACAAATGAATCAGCAGTAGCGGTAAGTTGGCATTTGTCCcttgcacaaattaaaaaaaaacaaacaaaacaattgtgGCTTTGGGAGCCAGGTGAGATGATCCCTGCACAGGGAATCCCCAATAGTCTATTATCCAAATTGTGACACCTCTTTGAGTGAGCTCCAAAGAGGCATTAGTGGTTTCCTATTCACTCTTGGGGGCatagtggcgctgcgggctaaaccgcagaagcctgtgctgcagggtcagaagaccagcagtcgtaagatcgaatccacgcgatggagtgagcgcctgtcacttgtccgagctcccgccaacctagcagtttgaaagcatgtaaatgctactagtagataaataggtaccagtaTGGTGGGAAGGtgacggtgttccgtgtctaagtccactggccatgtgaccacagaagattgtcttcagacaaaatgctggctctatggcttggaaacagggatgagcaccgccccctagagtagaacacgactggacaaaaattgtcaaggggaacctttacctttactattcaCTCTTACGTTTGCTTCTCCATGAAACTAGGAGGCAGACTGTTGGAACAATGCAAACGAGAGGTTCTGTACGTTATACATTGTGCTGATGCAGATCATACTCTTCCAACCTTCTGTATTTTGCCTGAGCTTCTATAGATGCCCAGGGTAAGATTACTTCTCAGTAAAGTTCTTTTGAATTTTAAACATGAGACTGAACTAATTTCAAGCCTCAAGGAGGCTCTGTCTTTACAAAGTTGAACCCCTGCAAAACAGGTTTATGTTGTCTCCTGATGTGGCCCAACATTTAACTCCTCTTGATGGAGCAGAAACAAAATAAGCATCTCATGGATGCATGAAAGATGCATCATTCTAAGACTAGTAGAGGAAGTCACCACTTTTACTTTTGTTGCCTTTTTTTCACTAAGTAGAATGGAGTTTGAACCAGCACATCAAAAAAGATGTGCTAAATATCCGGGACAATCCACTGGGAGATTCTTCTTTGAAAGCTCCAGTGGACTCAACAGAAGAAGCTCAGTACACAGTACTATTCAGTGAAGCCTGTGCATAAGAACTTCTAGCTGATTGtaccaaaaaaggagacaggCAATATTTTAAGAGAGGAGTTGCTTCAACATAATGGAATGACAATAAATCCTGATCTAAAGTACCAAAAAAGACTAGAAGAtgaactaatttaaaaaaaagcaaccacATGTGAGAATGTCAGCaagcatttattttaattcatacAAAAGGCATTGAGTACAACTAAGgcagaattttaaaagtaaaaacaaagacaaaaaccagCACAATCTTTAGTGCAATCTTGGCATAGTGGCATCTCTTTCAGCATCTATATAGTGTTTTCTCAACATAGTTTTTCTTCAAGTATATTTTTTTAAGATACgtcaaatacaataaaaacatctAGTCTCGTTATGGCAAGAAATGTTTAGCAGAAGGATCGTATCTTCGCCTCTCTTTTCTGCCAGAGATTTTGTTAGTAAGTGCTTTTGAAAACTCATCTGCTTGATCCTCCCTAACACATGCAAATATTATTCTAATGCACTCCTTCCTCCCATAGACTGTGCTCTCCTTAAGATTGTCTCTTTTTTGTCCCAGAGAAAAGAAGAATCAGTTTATGCCCAGAAAAAAAGGGCAAGTTCTGGGTTCAGAACTGTGATAAAACTGCATGGAACAATTCTACCACTCTTGCTGCAATTATAAACTcattctggagctgcagaaatgTTCTCatttatattataataatttgaaatatacttacattttttgttaaataaatatcaATATCTTTACAAGAAGAAATAAACCTTTGGTGAATTAAATAAAATGGTACAATAATTCAAAGCAAAGCCAATCTGCAACAGTTAAAGCCCATTTCTAAACATACCTGCAACTCAAACATGCAAATTAAAGTTTCTTCTTCAGTTTACCACTTACAGAATGCTAAGATGTAACAGTGTGTTTCAAGTCCTAGTAATGGTATAAGTCATTGCATACTGATGTGATTTGTATGAACGGCTGTAAGGTGCTGATATATAAATACATTTGCAAAAGTACTGAGTCTTCCCCCAATAGTTTTACAAGTTAATATGATTGCCCATTTGACAGAAATTTTCTATTATTAATAGATcttaaaaatatggtaattatatgcatgaaaatttctgattttttggatttttgcttaGATGTAGTTCCTACTGCGTTTAGAATTTACTCTTGATTAAGCACAAGCTTTAAATCTTATTTCAACTGACAACATCTGTCAAAACCTCCTGGTATAAATGATAAAGATAGATACATAATCTTATTCATATTACTTGGAAGCAAATCCCTATTTAGCAGAATTTCATTTACTTATTGACCTTTACACAcgctcaatcaatcaataaaataggTAAAATGAATGCATTTAAGTGCAGATTGGATTGCAACAGttaattacatttaaataaaatggGTACACTCTTAAGTAAGTGCAGCTTAAAATATACTCTCTCCTCAATGTGTATTCCTAAATCTAACATACAGAGCATTTTATAATGGTCTTGAATAATGAAGGCACAATCTACAGCAGAATTTGAAaacattcatttgaaatgtttgCCTTTAATTACAAATACCTGCCTTGAAGATATGTAGCAAATCAATGTCATAACAGCTTTGTTAAACTTTTAGATCACCAtcataaatatatttgcatatgtaCCTGACTGTGTTCTAAGTCCTGTGCAGTTTCATGTTTCCTATTGTTTCTGACACAACAGGAAGGACCACTTGTCCTTTCCTACACATTTGTTGGTGCATCAAATTTGAGGAGCAGCCAGTCATAAAATCCAAGGTTGCATGTTGGGTGAACACTGTTCTCCAAGTTTAGAGGACATGCCCTCCTAGGCTAGGTATTCAGTTAAAGATGGCTAGCAATCCATTCCAATGTAACAACTACATTCACTTGCAGAACATCAATGCCCCTTGCAATAAAAACAGACACTTTAGCTTTTAAGTATATTATGCCTGCAAATGCTAGAAAATAGTTTAAAAACTTGTTCAATTGTCTTGATCTCCCCTCCCCGCTCAGTGTACTATAGTCATAAGCACTATTAAATATTCttctaagcatttttttaaaaaatcaaactctCTGGGTAACTTTTCTCACTTCATCTGGTCCACAAAGGAGCCACAGGACCCATATGCATGCTTGGATTCAAGCCTCCCTCAACTGGATCTCACCACAAAACATGCCTCCACCAAGGTCATGCCTTAAAACACACCATAGCCCCCTGAAGCCCTCCATGTCAGAGAAAAAGATAAGACTTTTTTTCTGTCATTATGCTGAGGAACCACTGATAAGCTTTCATGAAACCCCAGGGTTCCCTACAATACAGCTGGAAAACCACTATTCTAAAGCACTGCCATTCATTATTATTCAGCAGAAACATACTGCCATATCTTATatattataattaatttttttcttccttactaTTACATATTCTTAGATCTTCTATGCATGAAGAACCACTGTTAATGTGATGCAAGCATGCAGTTTTGCGCTTTGATTTAATGGTTACATTGGTCCTCCAGGTAGAGAAGGGGTAAAATGAGAAGCCCTCAATCCTGGAACAGGATTTTATGCAACATAAAATGTTGCAGTTTTGTTGttagttttttttcttattacatTTGTTCTTTAACAAGCTGCAAGTTGGCTAAACTGAAAGATTATGCTTTACTATATATGTAAACTTTGTGCAGAAACCTTacttctggtttctttctctAATTCATAAATACAGTACTATCTAATAATTCTTATAATGTACTTTGAGCATTTAATAGAATATAGATATACTCTTAAAGGCTTTGGTGTAAGTGCAGCTTGTCCCATTTGCTACAGGATAATGGCTACAGCGAAAATGTTGACAACGCAGTTCATGGTTCGGTTTTCCCATCTAACTGTGCAGGTGCCTATAACAGAGTTGAAACAAAAGACAGGTGAGACTGTGTTTCTTCTCAGATGGCAACCTACTAACCAGAGTTTCATTGCAAAACTATCAAGACAGTGTAGAAATCCTGCTagagattacagtggggtcttgacttaagaacggctcgagttaagaacattttgacttaagaaccactctcataggaaaatattgacttgacttacatacttagatttgagttaagaactggaaaaaaaccacgtgggaggcagggaaagtgcaaaatttgaactttcagttaactgttggccagtgaaaagggtgcctgtctgcttcctcactcctcccagcgtttagagagtggactgggagtcttcagactgcctagtactgcctggactgtattttccctgccttccctgaacctttcttgacctaagaaaaaaagaaacaaaatatccccctctagtggtcgaaggcagaatagcagcttcccattagtttctatggacagaaaagagcagatacggatcaaatggttttcaatgcattcctatgggaaatgcagatttgacctgagaactttttgacttgagaaccgccttccacggattaagttctcaagtcaagaccccactgtagtgtttGTTGAGTTGAACACCTGTTTATAAGTATAAGCATCATTATCaggaaccaaatcccttatagcaatcctaataggcctttcaaggtaagtgagatatttaaggagtgcttttatcaATTCCacaaccccagtgagtttccatggctgagcggagattcaaacccagtctgtcactctatccactacaataCAATGGgtatcccaatacagtggtgcctcgcttgacaaggataattcgttctgttcaaattgctgttaagcgaaatcctcatcaagcgaaatgaaaaagcccattgaaatgcattgaaaaccggttcaaagtgttccaatgggcgaaatacctcagcatccagcgaagatcctccacagggcgaccattttcggtgcctgtaaagcgaggaatccgtcctaaaacacagcagggagccattttaaacagcgggtggccattctgAAGATCCGACGATCATGTAAAGatcgttgttaagtgaaaaaatggttcccgaagcagggaacagattgtcgttaagcaatttttgcctattaaaatatcattttgcaatcgcaaaaacttcattgtcaagcaatttcctcgtctaatgaggtaattgtcaagcgaggcaccactgtatgacataattatgcaaggagtTCTTTTTTATTTGCTGTCCATCACATGGCTGGGTGCTTGACTGGTGGAAACAGAAGAGTATGACAGACAACCTATTGTTACCGATGATTTCCTACAAACTGTACAGATGTCAAGGGAAAGGGGGCATGAGTCTTTTAAAAGACACCGACTACTATTCACACATATTTCTAGCAATACCGCAAAGAACCAAATGACACGCTACAAGTAGTAGCATGTAGTTTTcctcaaacttttttttcaaacaaacagCTATGGTTGTCTTTCAAGGGCTGGACAGCGTTTCACAATGGATAAGACAATGTTGCTGTCTATTGAGATTCTACGGGGTGGCACTTACCATCAGTTGTGGTATCCCAGAAACATGAGCTGGCTGTGTGTAGACCAGCTCCACATTTCTGCATCACCGCACAGGTTACTGAAGGATGGAATAATATTCCGTGTTCAttaataaagcaaaaaacagaTAAATCATTCAGACCTACAGCCTTCACCAATTATCGTTTTATGTAGCTGAGAAAACTGAGTGGTAGAGAATTTGGGAAACATTCCCATCTTTCTACAACAACTTATTTTGTTAGATTATGCTGTAAAATTCAAGGACTAAaattttttcctttcacttcttctttcttccaaatTATGGAATCAATAAGGTTTTCCTCCTCCCCCTGAAagtggcttttttttggggggggggggctggcaatcCTAAGATTCTAAGCCTATTGTGAGACATTGCAAGCATCCGGCAAATGTTCTGATCTCGATTATTAGCAGTGTTTTCTGACAAAAGATCTCCATGACAGTAATTTATTTCCAAAGTAATCATAATTTTAATGTGCTTTAGtgcaacagcaaacaaaataaGAGGAAAGCCCATTTCAAGAGTCGCTATAGTTAACGTAAACACAGTGCTTCCTGACATATAAAGTTTAGATTTGAACATGAACTTACTTCAGatgttgcactacaactcccatggtcTCTCGCCACTGGCTTGTCTCATTAGGCTTGCTGAAAACTGCAGTCTACCAACAAAATAACTTGCTCCTATTTCAAATCCACCAATTGCGTCTCATTTATTTAAGCTGAATTTACTTCTCTAATCATTTTGTCAAATGCTGAAGGATACGCTGCTGAGATTAGAGAAAACTGAAGCATGAGTCGCCTAGATTTAAGTCCCGAATTCTATTCCTTATATCCTCTTTTAGTACAACAAAAATCTGTAACAGATCAGGACACATGTGCTTTCTGTGCTCTAATTCTACAGAGAAATAATTAGTTTATTATCTGTAGGGTAGCCAGTTTTAGCATATAAAAGCAGGCCTCTTTCAATCACCAATCACACTTATTTAGaattaacaaaataataataacaaagtaGCACATATTTTAGCAGGAGTGCAATTACAGGGTACAACCAGGGTAGATCCATGGAATCTACTGAATGGCAAATCAACACTTCCCTAAAGCCCACTGATTCAATCGACCTAATTTGGATGCGACTTATATCTGATTTGGGCACTGGCTCTTACCAATGTATTTGTAAGTTTTCCCCAGTTTCACCAACTGTGTTAAAGCTTGTTCTACAATGGCTGCAGTCCACTGATTGACACTGTCATGACTGTAATCTACCTTGCCCAGAATGCCTTCtatgcactgaaaaaaaaaagaaagaaaagtttaaaaatgagAATGAATTGAAATTGAAAGAGGTATAAAAGCAAACTTTTCTAATTCAGTCCTGCAGTGTTTTGTAAAGCAATTTATATAATTATTAATTGTATCTTTTCCTAGTTTGGAGCTCCTATATAGAAAAGTATACAGTAATTCAGTAATTGTGTGCTATACTACCACCCCCCACCTGGACAGAGAAAGCAAGTGACAAATTGTATTAGATACTCTCATTGAAAAAAACGGAGCAATACTCTGATTTCTTCTCCCCAGAAATGACCCTACTGTCCCACTGTAATGGCTATACCACAGTTGATGCTTCAATTCTCAGTTCTTGCTATTCTGACATCCAGAGAGGGTGACCGCATTGTTTCAGCATGCTAAGCATCTGCTGTGTTAAGGCTACTGTCAGCATAACATTGCTATAGTCCTATACTTAAAACAGCCACAGAAACAAATCCTGTTAACTTCAAAGACGCTTAGACAGCTGAGCTGTGCAAGACTGTAGCCTCAGCCACTGCAAACTTTTGCAACAAGCCAACAATcctgtggcacattaaagacaaaCACATTTTATTCAACACAGTCTTTCATGGACCATAATTTAACAGATCATGAATCTAAGGAAGTGGTTTGGCCAAAAAagctttaaggtgtcacaatacattttaattgttttgctgcaaaagacTACAGACGAACATGGCTAACCACGGGCTAACATAAACCTTATTGCTCCTAAGCATTACAGCAGTGCTAAGGGGTGTTCAGAGGTACTTGTTTCACTAGCAGTGAAAAGACAGCGTACAGCCATTTTATCTTTGCTTTCTCAATTGATCATTTCCTACTAAGAAAAACAGGTAACATATGAGGACTGCAAATGGAGAACGATGTTACCCCCCTATATTATTCTGTGATTGCAGAAGTGTGATGATATAACAGGTTTTTCTGAAGAAACACTAATTTACAGACTTGGATTCAAGTTGGTTTTCAATGACAGAACTCTAGTTAAATAGACTATCTAGTTGGAAGAGACTGCCAAAAATTAGCCTCCCACCAGCAGAGGGAACCAGTGATGTAAGCCTTGTATAACTGTAAGATAATCTTAACTATCCAGTATTCAAAATTGGGTGCAAACAGATTGGATCTTGGCACAATCTAGGCATTGCTAGTTTGAAATCTATCCTATAAGAGCTCATCTGCACTGGGCAAAAGTTATGCTGAGAGTTTTGATTTCTGCAATCTGTTAAAGTGGAGCTGGTCTGTCCATCTGATAAACCCTAAGAATATACAGGACAGTTTGAGTCATTCAGGTATATCCATCATTACCACTTTTgggtaaaacaaagaaaaagttcCTTAGAAATGCATTTTGTCATCACAACATCCACATATAAACAAAAAGGTAAAAAATAACTTACATCTTTAATAATATTGTGGGCTTCTTCAGTATTAAAAGTCATCTGtaacaatattaataataatatatttaaatattttgtatcatCTTTCATAAGGTATTAGAGCTGTCTACAAAATATTCAAAAGCTGATATAGAACACCTCATGAATTAGAAGCATACTACAGTAGCACAAAAGTCATATTTTTATAGGGCACCTAAATACTAATGATTTAAACTAAATCAGAATTCATAGCCTTCATCCAACCACACTTCACTATCAGACTGACCACCCTCCCGCAGGCTTTGCAGCATAATGACAAGAACTGGTTACTGTTATGTGGGTATCTGTATGGGGAACACAGGGAAAAAGTCACTACGTATATTCATAAACACCAAGAGACCAGATAAGACTACAGTATGTATAAGACAGGGCTTCCTCTGTTAAGACAAGATGCCCCACATAGATTCTAGGTCTCGGTGTGTACTGTACAATCTGACACTGTGAAATAGCCATTAGGCCCCGGTAACACACATAACAATCAAGTAGTTGCAGTGTTTctggtcggggggggggcacacagaAGGGTGGACTCTCTAAACGCAGATACAAATGCTGTCACATGATAGAGATTTCCCGGTGCACACACAAAACCTGGCATTAATTCCTCACGCACGCAGCCTGTGAATACATCCTATTAAAGTCTCACGACGAAGGTGTGTGTTTCCACACCCTCCCTTCCTCGAAAGGCGGATCACGTTTCCACTGCACGTATGAATTGGGCCTCAAAGAGTgagaaatctctcttttttaaaaactactgtatTATAAGCCTTTCTCCCCCTTCGCGCGCCCCCCCCGGTGCCTATTGAGCTGGTCCGGGCTGTTACAATCAAAATGATGTGTTTCTGGGTGGATGCAATGAATGCAAGGACAACGTGCCGGGCGGATCCCGGCTGCAACGTGAGCCGCGCCTGCCGTGATTGGctcaataaagaaatctgccattTGATAGACTTGAAGAAAGGCTGCGCAGAGGACCCGGGTTGGGAAGCAGGTTCCATCTTGTTCATCGGAGGGGGGGGGTTCTTTTGCCTTCCCCCGAGTTCCAGGCAGGTGGTCGTGTGAATGCAAGTCAGCGCTCCCGTGTCTCCGGAAACTCTGGAGTAGAGGCAGGAGCGGCCGCCAGGCAGGCAAAAAAAGCCGGCAGGGAAGAGGGTCTGGAGAGGGTCCCTGCCCTTCCTAGTCGTTCGCGGGGAAGATTTTTCGACCCCATCTCGCCACCCCGCCCGACCCGCTGGAAGAAAAGGCTAAGGCTGGTCCTTCCCTCCCGCAGAAGGAAAGAGTGGGGGGAGGGAACCTGAGCGGGACTCCCGAGCAGTCCTGTGTGCTTCCTCACTCTCCGGGGAGGAAGAGGGACGTTTGTACCGCTACCTCGTCGTTATGGGGGTGAAACTCCTCCATGGCTCCAGCAGCGTCCCCAATTCCCGCAGGGTGGCCCTCGGCCTTTGCATTCGCGGACTCGGGCCGGGAGCTCCGCCTTCTCGCCGCCCCGGAAGGCCGGGCGGGGCGGGTGAGTCGTAGATTAAGGCCACAGCGCCCTCTGCCGGGGGAAAGGAGGC from the Pogona vitticeps strain Pit_001003342236 chromosome 3, PviZW2.1, whole genome shotgun sequence genome contains:
- the DYNLT3 gene encoding dynein light chain Tctex-type 3 isoform X1; this translates as MEEFHPHNDEVMTFNTEEAHNIIKDCIEGILGKVDYSHDSVNQWTAAIVEQALTQLVKLGKTYKYIVTCAVMQKCGAGLHTASSCFWDTTTDGTCTVRWENRTMNCVVNIFAVAIIL
- the DYNLT3 gene encoding dynein light chain Tctex-type 3 isoform X2 gives rise to the protein MEEFHPHNDEMTFNTEEAHNIIKDCIEGILGKVDYSHDSVNQWTAAIVEQALTQLVKLGKTYKYIVTCAVMQKCGAGLHTASSCFWDTTTDGTCTVRWENRTMNCVVNIFAVAIIL
- the DYNLT3 gene encoding dynein light chain Tctex-type 3 isoform X3; the protein is MTFNTEEAHNIIKDCIEGILGKVDYSHDSVNQWTAAIVEQALTQLVKLGKTYKYIVTCAVMQKCGAGLHTASSCFWDTTTDGTCTVRWENRTMNCVVNIFAVAIIL